One window of Aerococcus tenax genomic DNA carries:
- a CDS encoding ABC transporter substrate-binding protein, with protein MQKKIIPLLLLGGSLVLVGGCDQIRFTDPKKPETKAEEKVEPQAQHPREALGLTTTHKLKSLNPNKLQTAYELSAMNMVGEGLFRLEKDGSISPGVSNGEIERNDKNVIIHLKPEAQWSNNDPVTASDFVYAWQELLNPKHNNFYAYKLLDLVDNASAVSSGEVGVDQLHAQALDDHRLKITLKDPDMDDKSLKQALAFPALFPLPKNFIGQITYDLYGQKSINTLSNGPYNLSGWESGWDTWTYDRNEEYHAWTDYPTEKLSVQYVKNTETAKKSYQQRLTDILISRTPEEDWTALKRPFNQNLLYHINQAGKKNILNDQRLRDLLAQNIDRQALTETLPSLQSSYSLDPQSEGQVQEKTALDNEKSMQALLEDYQFEAIELDLITDDNALSQKIAKELQKQWESKIPHLVINIFPLSEKVLMERFQKGDFDLYLSQQQAYDNYSNNELYLPYTAPNYQKAWENDLEAFQELMKQSASGRLSDEDRSQADQLIQKHQIASPILKGDYSYLSREEVIDQAPYSDKGFLFDFKNMAYEKSSQTIPIKADKKKANN; from the coding sequence ATGCAAAAGAAAATCATTCCCTTACTCCTTCTAGGAGGCTCACTGGTTCTTGTGGGCGGTTGTGATCAAATCCGCTTCACTGATCCTAAAAAGCCAGAGACAAAGGCCGAGGAAAAAGTGGAACCACAGGCCCAACATCCCCGTGAAGCCTTGGGACTTACGACTACTCATAAATTAAAATCCCTAAACCCCAATAAGCTGCAAACGGCTTATGAACTTAGTGCCATGAATATGGTTGGCGAAGGTCTCTTCCGCTTAGAAAAAGATGGTTCTATCAGTCCAGGGGTAAGTAATGGTGAGATTGAGCGTAATGATAAGAACGTCATCATTCATCTCAAGCCAGAGGCTCAGTGGAGCAATAATGATCCGGTAACAGCCAGCGATTTCGTTTATGCTTGGCAAGAATTGCTTAATCCTAAGCACAATAATTTTTATGCCTATAAGTTATTAGACTTAGTCGATAATGCCTCCGCCGTATCAAGTGGCGAAGTAGGTGTCGATCAACTCCATGCCCAAGCCTTAGATGACCACCGGCTAAAAATTACCTTAAAAGATCCTGACATGGATGATAAGAGCCTCAAACAAGCCCTAGCCTTTCCAGCCCTCTTCCCCCTACCGAAAAACTTTATCGGTCAAATTACCTATGACCTCTACGGGCAAAAATCAATCAATACTTTGAGCAATGGCCCTTATAACTTAAGTGGCTGGGAGAGCGGTTGGGATACTTGGACCTATGACCGTAATGAAGAATACCATGCTTGGACAGACTATCCCACTGAAAAACTCAGTGTCCAATATGTCAAAAATACTGAGACAGCTAAAAAATCCTACCAGCAACGCTTAACCGATATTTTGATTAGTCGTACACCAGAAGAGGATTGGACCGCATTAAAACGGCCTTTTAACCAAAATCTCCTCTACCATATTAATCAAGCCGGAAAGAAGAATATTCTTAATGACCAGCGCCTAAGAGATCTCCTCGCTCAAAACATCGACCGACAGGCCCTAACTGAAACTCTACCTAGTTTACAAAGCAGCTACTCCTTAGATCCCCAAAGCGAGGGTCAAGTCCAAGAAAAAACTGCTCTTGACAATGAAAAAAGTATGCAGGCGCTCTTAGAGGATTATCAATTTGAGGCCATTGAACTGGACTTGATTACCGATGACAACGCCCTCTCGCAAAAAATCGCCAAGGAATTACAAAAGCAATGGGAAAGCAAAATCCCTCACCTGGTTATTAATATCTTCCCCTTGTCGGAAAAAGTTTTGATGGAGCGGTTCCAAAAAGGAGATTTTGACCTTTATCTCAGTCAACAACAAGCCTACGATAATTATTCCAATAATGAGTTATACCTCCCTTATACGGCTCCAAACTACCAAAAAGCCTGGGAAAATGATCTGGAAGCTTTCCAAGAGTTAATGAAGCAGAGCGCTAGTGGCAGATTATCTGATGAAGACAGAAGTCAAGCTGACCAATTGATCCAAAAACATCAGATCGCAAGCCCTATTCTTAAAGGCGATTACAGCTATCTCTCAAGAGAAGAAGTCATCGACCAAGCGCCTTACTCAGACAAAGGTTTTCTCTTTGACTTTAAAAATATGGCTTATGAGAAGAGCTCCCAAACCATTCCAATCAAAGCGGATAAGAAAAAAGCTAATAACTAA
- a CDS encoding polysaccharide deacetylase family protein, translating to MKAKSKVLILALLSIILLTLGLFSYRHHLINKKHQAQSTITMDALFIDDDHAYLTPDIDEDMIQAAKDNANKLAPEKKEKALKEIALVEQKQAAIQAVDQIYQHDDSEAFVVGDKVNPRDILNNSVSLADLKKLAPLFDFSVGDALSDELKIHYKNALEIVQLDDKLQSILNDLPTSFQADQINANLNKFNEISQILEDTAINIEGQPRLKNSLQAITNKTKIYAKSLIQANPPLKDDVLNQLLNQPLLGQYLTGSSIDHRKLIALTFDDGPSENTGAILDILDQYGIKAMFFQQGNHVKEYPQVSQRILAEGHKLGNHTYDHPYFSNLRDKEVVDEISQGEAAIKEATGFSPKYIRNPHGAQRKRIARLRPDLTGIYWDIDSEDWKSMDTKQITQRVLSQAHNHAVILHHDTIKATAEAMKKYIPELKKQGYTFVFADQIPEVKNWINN from the coding sequence ATGAAAGCTAAATCAAAAGTTCTTATCCTTGCTTTACTTAGCATTATTTTATTAACCTTAGGCCTATTTTCATATCGTCACCACCTAATCAATAAAAAGCACCAAGCCCAAAGTACTATCACCATGGATGCTCTCTTTATTGATGACGATCATGCCTATTTAACCCCTGATATTGACGAGGATATGATCCAGGCGGCCAAAGATAATGCCAATAAATTAGCGCCCGAGAAGAAAGAAAAAGCTCTTAAAGAAATTGCCCTCGTCGAACAAAAGCAAGCAGCTATCCAAGCCGTTGACCAAATCTACCAACATGATGATTCAGAGGCTTTTGTGGTTGGCGATAAAGTGAATCCTCGTGATATTCTAAATAATAGCGTTAGCTTGGCTGACCTCAAAAAGCTAGCTCCCCTTTTTGATTTCTCAGTGGGTGATGCCCTATCCGATGAATTAAAAATTCATTATAAAAACGCCTTAGAAATTGTCCAATTAGATGATAAACTCCAATCAATTCTTAACGACCTGCCCACCAGTTTTCAAGCTGATCAAATTAACGCTAACTTAAATAAATTTAACGAAATTAGTCAAATCCTCGAGGATACTGCGATAAATATCGAAGGTCAACCTCGTCTCAAGAATAGCCTCCAAGCAATCACTAATAAAACAAAAATCTACGCCAAGAGCCTGATTCAAGCCAATCCCCCTCTCAAAGACGATGTCTTAAATCAACTATTAAACCAACCCTTGCTGGGCCAATACCTTACCGGTAGTTCGATTGACCACCGTAAGTTGATCGCCCTAACCTTTGATGATGGCCCTTCCGAAAACACTGGAGCTATCCTAGATATTCTCGATCAATATGGAATTAAAGCCATGTTCTTCCAACAAGGCAACCATGTTAAAGAGTACCCTCAAGTGAGTCAACGAATTTTAGCTGAAGGTCATAAACTTGGCAACCATACCTATGACCACCCTTACTTCTCTAATTTAAGAGATAAAGAGGTTGTTGACGAAATTAGCCAAGGTGAAGCTGCCATTAAAGAAGCCACCGGCTTCAGCCCTAAATATATCCGTAACCCCCACGGCGCTCAAAGAAAGCGCATTGCTCGCTTAAGGCCAGACTTAACCGGTATCTATTGGGATATCGATTCTGAAGACTGGAAGTCCATGGATACTAAGCAAATCACCCAACGTGTCTTAAGTCAAGCCCACAACCATGCCGTTATCCTCCATCACGACACCATCAAAGCAACTGCCGAAGCCATGAAAAAATATATCCCTGAACTTAAAAAACAGGGCTATACCTTTGTCTTTGCTGATCAAATTCCAGAAGTTAAGAATTGGATTAACAACTAA
- a CDS encoding bifunctional glycosyltransferase family 2/GtrA family protein: MSTSDITIIIPALEPNEKLIALLESIRRQDSDNFTIIIVNDGSSADYDSYFKQAHEDFGAIVLKHEENYGKGRALRTAFDYILHHLPDCQGVITIDSDGQHTYADMMKCIGAFQQDPSALVLGVRDFQNEVPWKSQFGNRLTRYILKMVTGISLTDTQTGLRVIPKTYLARLLEISGDRFEYELKMIIDAAKQKFPIKEVAIETIYHDDNKGSHFNPIKDSIAIYSVFLEYMANQTYFWKYILSSVSSFVVDILLFHFFSVLLPHAASTLTIYLATIIARTISSVFNYTLNRFLVFKQESKQSFIKYVSLVIVQMFLSGGLVSLISTIMQSQATTFIKVFVDSMLFLLSYFIQKHFIFKSK; encoded by the coding sequence GTGTCAACCAGTGATATTACAATTATTATTCCTGCTTTAGAACCTAATGAGAAGTTAATAGCACTCTTAGAGTCCATTCGCAGACAAGATTCAGATAATTTTACAATTATTATCGTTAATGATGGCTCTTCTGCTGACTATGATTCCTATTTTAAGCAAGCGCATGAAGATTTTGGTGCCATTGTCTTAAAACATGAGGAAAACTATGGCAAAGGGCGTGCGCTGAGAACGGCTTTTGACTATATTCTTCACCATCTGCCTGACTGCCAAGGAGTCATTACTATTGATTCAGATGGACAGCATACCTATGCCGATATGATGAAATGTATTGGAGCTTTTCAGCAAGACCCCAGTGCCTTAGTTTTAGGCGTTAGAGATTTTCAAAATGAAGTGCCTTGGAAGAGTCAATTTGGTAACCGCTTAACTCGCTATATTTTAAAAATGGTTACCGGTATTTCCTTAACCGACACCCAAACGGGGTTAAGGGTGATTCCTAAAACTTATTTGGCCAGACTTTTGGAGATTTCAGGCGACCGCTTTGAATATGAATTAAAGATGATCATTGATGCCGCTAAGCAAAAATTTCCAATTAAAGAAGTGGCTATTGAGACCATCTATCATGATGATAATAAGGGGAGTCATTTTAACCCGATCAAGGATTCCATTGCTATTTACAGCGTCTTTTTAGAATACATGGCTAATCAGACCTATTTTTGGAAATACATCCTGTCTTCGGTCTCGTCCTTTGTAGTAGATATTCTTTTATTTCATTTCTTTTCTGTACTCTTGCCGCACGCTGCAAGTACTCTGACCATTTACTTAGCAACAATCATTGCCCGGACCATTTCATCGGTCTTTAACTACACCTTGAATCGTTTTCTCGTTTTCAAGCAAGAATCCAAACAAAGCTTTATCAAATATGTCAGCTTGGTCATCGTGCAGATGTTCTTATCCGGAGGTTTAGTGTCTCTAATAAGCACCATTATGCAATCTCAAGCCACTACCTTTATTAAGGTATTTGTCGATTCCATGCTCTTCTTGTTGAGCTACTTCATTCAAAAACATTTCATTTTTAAGAGTAAATAG
- a CDS encoding glycosyltransferase family 2 protein: protein MLISVIIPVYKVEKTLERAVNSVLDQSYPHLEIILVDDGSPDKSGDIADQLAKKDPRIQVIHQANKGLSGARNTGISVASGDYLAFLDSDDCYELDLFEHFMASYQEERPDLFIFNVKRIGVKSQTVKESKEMLLTSSQAGIEAMLDYSGIDFYAWNKVYARQLFRDVRFPEGKLYEDTAVSYATMKRATRIMTTSYVGINYYENEESIVAQSFNPKQMDNVTERARMLDDVQGNFPDLTAKAGARLFDGLLSTAYKMAQVSPFKQVGSSYQDLLEIVNHYRPYFEGNEKIDWKKRLAWQLFRLNPKLYARMYQWYLGK, encoded by the coding sequence ATGTTAATCTCGGTCATTATTCCGGTTTATAAAGTCGAAAAAACACTAGAGAGAGCGGTAAACAGTGTCTTAGATCAAAGCTACCCGCATTTGGAAATTATTCTGGTGGATGATGGTTCTCCTGACAAGAGTGGGGATATTGCTGACCAGTTAGCTAAAAAAGACCCCCGTATCCAGGTGATCCACCAAGCTAATAAAGGCTTATCGGGAGCAAGAAACACCGGTATCTCAGTAGCTAGCGGAGACTATCTGGCATTTTTGGATAGTGATGATTGCTATGAGCTTGACCTATTTGAACACTTTATGGCTAGTTATCAGGAAGAACGCCCCGATTTATTTATTTTTAATGTCAAACGCATTGGAGTAAAATCCCAAACGGTAAAAGAGTCAAAAGAGATGCTTTTGACCTCTAGCCAAGCAGGGATCGAAGCCATGCTAGATTATTCCGGGATCGATTTTTATGCTTGGAATAAGGTATACGCGCGACAGCTTTTCCGTGATGTCCGTTTTCCTGAAGGTAAATTATATGAAGATACAGCGGTATCCTATGCGACCATGAAAAGGGCGACCAGGATCATGACGACTTCTTATGTAGGAATTAATTATTATGAGAACGAGGAAAGTATTGTGGCTCAGTCATTTAATCCCAAGCAAATGGATAATGTGACGGAAAGGGCGCGCATGTTAGATGACGTTCAGGGCAACTTTCCAGACCTTACTGCTAAGGCAGGAGCGCGCCTATTTGATGGCCTCCTATCTACAGCCTATAAAATGGCTCAAGTCAGTCCCTTCAAGCAAGTAGGGAGTTCTTATCAGGACCTATTGGAAATTGTCAATCATTACCGCCCTTATTTCGAGGGAAATGAGAAAATTGACTGGAAAAAGCGCTTAGCTTGGCAATTATTCCGCCTAAATCCCAAACTTTATGCTAGAATGTATCAGTGGTACTTAGGAAAGTAA
- a CDS encoding glycosyltransferase family 2 protein, which produces MLLSVIIPAYNVESTLQRAVDSVLRQRMKDFEVIIVDDGSTDGTGPLCDAIESQDQRIRVIHQANGGLSAARNTGISQAQGDYLAFLDSDDEYVNDIFSLFYRAYQEYQMDLFIFNFERVSGDQVTPKNAIRQQIFKSQEAVRVLHQYNGLDFYAWNKIWHHSLFDEMKYPLDTLYEDMYVSYLGAKQANCVITTDKVGLRYYDNPLGITAQTFSPGQFDNVTERVKILNDVLIHFPELANGAARRLFDSFLITAYQLTQCEDQEIKADYHDRLLEIVKEYQPYFKDNEEISWQKRLAWSLYQLSPKLYRHLYRMYLS; this is translated from the coding sequence ATGTTATTAAGTGTAATTATTCCAGCTTATAATGTCGAAAGTACCTTGCAACGTGCGGTCGATAGTGTCTTAAGACAAAGGATGAAGGATTTTGAAGTGATTATTGTGGATGATGGTTCCACTGATGGAACAGGGCCACTTTGTGACGCTATCGAATCCCAAGATCAAAGGATCAGAGTCATACACCAAGCCAACGGGGGCTTATCGGCAGCCCGAAATACAGGCATTAGTCAAGCCCAGGGGGATTATTTGGCCTTTCTTGATTCTGATGATGAATATGTTAATGATATTTTTTCCTTATTTTATCGGGCCTATCAAGAATACCAAATGGACTTGTTCATATTTAATTTTGAACGGGTTTCTGGTGACCAAGTTACCCCTAAGAATGCCATCCGTCAGCAAATATTTAAGAGCCAAGAAGCGGTTAGGGTCCTCCACCAATATAATGGTTTAGATTTCTATGCTTGGAATAAGATCTGGCACCATTCCCTCTTTGATGAGATGAAATACCCTCTTGATACCCTTTATGAAGACATGTATGTGAGTTATCTGGGGGCTAAGCAAGCCAACTGTGTGATTACCACAGATAAGGTTGGCTTAAGATATTATGACAATCCTCTAGGGATCACTGCCCAAACCTTTTCTCCGGGACAGTTTGATAATGTCACTGAAAGGGTAAAGATCTTGAATGATGTACTCATTCATTTCCCTGAATTAGCTAATGGAGCGGCTAGACGTCTATTTGATAGCTTCTTAATCACAGCTTACCAATTGACTCAGTGTGAAGATCAGGAAATCAAGGCAGACTATCATGATCGTTTACTTGAGATTGTTAAGGAATACCAACCTTACTTTAAAGATAATGAAGAAATATCCTGGCAAAAACGTTTGGCCTGGTCACTGTATCAGTTATCGCCAAAACTCTACCGCCATTTATATCGGATGTATTTAAGTTAA
- a CDS encoding glycosyltransferase produces the protein MNFTVLMSLYHKENPTYLRQCLDSLVKQSLPAEEILIIKDGPLTEELDAILDDFQKQYPKQTTIQAYPKNRGLGLALQDGVQLARNEWIARMDTDDICRADRFEKQINYLKEHPEVELLGSDVFEFDQSPKEPTARKVVPHSYQDILGYAKRRNPFNHMTVIYKKSAILKAGNYQPLKGYEDYYLWVRMLKNGVKAANLADTLVYARADQNMFKRRGGWDYFVDGSKAYQKIYQVGLASPLDWLIRMGGQAVFNLVPNSLRQNLYKKILRK, from the coding sequence GTGAATTTTACAGTGCTGATGTCTTTATATCATAAGGAAAACCCGACTTATTTACGGCAATGCTTGGATAGCCTGGTCAAGCAAAGCCTGCCAGCTGAAGAAATATTAATTATTAAGGATGGCCCCCTAACTGAGGAACTCGACGCTATTCTCGACGACTTTCAAAAGCAATATCCCAAGCAAACCACCATTCAAGCTTATCCTAAGAATCGGGGCCTTGGTTTAGCCCTACAAGACGGGGTGCAATTGGCTCGTAATGAATGGATTGCTCGGATGGATACCGATGATATTTGCCGGGCGGATCGTTTCGAAAAACAAATCAATTATCTTAAAGAACATCCCGAAGTCGAGTTATTGGGTAGCGATGTCTTTGAATTTGACCAATCACCAAAGGAACCAACTGCCAGAAAAGTCGTGCCCCATAGCTACCAAGATATCCTGGGGTATGCTAAGCGGCGTAATCCCTTCAACCATATGACAGTGATCTATAAAAAATCAGCTATCCTAAAAGCAGGCAATTATCAGCCGTTAAAAGGTTATGAAGATTATTATTTATGGGTAAGAATGTTAAAAAATGGGGTTAAGGCTGCCAATTTAGCCGATACCCTAGTTTATGCGCGTGCAGACCAGAATATGTTTAAAAGACGGGGCGGCTGGGACTATTTTGTCGATGGCAGTAAGGCCTACCAAAAAATCTACCAGGTTGGCCTGGCCAGTCCGCTTGATTGGCTAATCCGTATGGGCGGGCAGGCAGTCTTTAATTTAGTCCCTAATTCCCTACGCCAAAACCTCTACAAGAAAATACTAAGAAAGTAG